The genomic segment gtgcaatggacacaaccaatccaatgtccacatagaagaggtggtattggattgagaaaagtggacatggtggacgatgggtatggggaaaggcaggaagagatgagaggtggaggtgtctttgggacatggagctgccctggatggtgcttcagaggcaatcaccggacattgtaaatcctcacagggcccactggatggaatggaggagagtatgggccatgatgtggaccattgactatgaggtgcagaggtgcccaaagatgtacttaccaaatccaatggatgtgtcatgatgatgggaacgagtgttttgggggggagagggggggtgggggagtggggttgaatgggacctcacatatatatttttgatgtaatattattacaaagtcaataaaaaaaaaaaaaaaaaggaaaatcagttttattgaatCAAGAAGTTTTATTGAATCAAGAAGGAAAATCAAGTTATATTTGAATCAAATATAGTATGATTCAACACTTCATTCTAAGTATTCCATATATAGGAATGCCTCAGAAACTATTAAACTTCATTACTTTATCCAGTGTTTTAGATCAGGTGTTGACAAACTTTTTTGTAAACAGTTAGAAAATAAATGTATCAGGCTTGTGGGCTACACTCTGTcacatattcctttttttttttttaaacactccTTCAAAAAATATTCTTAGCTGTCCGCCATACCAAAACATGCTTTGTTGCTGATTTGGCCTTTAGGACTTAGTATGCCTGCCTGAGTTttaaatgttcaaataaaagatttttttttttaactttaacttAAACATAAACCCCTGGgctgaatttttttaaactattatttcaCATGTAAACAGTGCCATCTTCTGGTAGTTGAAATCATCAGTgtgttaataaataaaattcattaaacTGGATTCTAACTGCCATGTTCTTGACAAGTTATGTGTCCATATTATTGAATAAAAAAACTTAGTTTAAAAttcatggggagcagatgtggctcaagcagttgaatgcctgcctcgtacacgggaggtcccgggttcggtccctggtacctcctagaaacaagaaacaagcaaacaaagggaaaaaaacaactcaaaaaaatcaactaaggggagctgatgtggctcagtggttgagcccaggcttcccacatacaaggccctggATTCAATACCCCCCCACAAATCCagttaattttttcaaagtaacattaaataaataggaGGAATtttcagcatgtctttaaatagaaataatttttaagaagacTAAGTCAGTTTCTCTAGATTTTACTACTAAATTTTCCACTAACTAGATGTTGAAACTTGGAATAATACATAGTCACTCTggtccttagtttcctcatctataagatTGTACAACCAAGTCATTAAACTAATTTAACTCtaaaattccatttaattttGCCTTTAGAAAAGTTTATATGACTAGGTGCTAGGTTATTAGCAAGCCACAATGTAATATAAACCTGTTTATGACATACTCTTTCAtctaatgtatgtaaaattttattattccaatGTTATCAATTAAAGACAATGTGATACTTTATATTCTTTCATACTAAATCTTCAAAATCTGGAATATattttacactgaaagcacatcTCATTTCAGACCagcacatttcaagtgctcaataaccACATGTGCCTAGTGGTTATCTTATCAGACAGAATCAGACTgagaaaaagtaaaacagaacCCAGGAATCTGTATATTTAGCAAGATACCCAGGTAACTCTTCCACACACTCAAATTTGACAATCACCAGTTTAGGCTGTCCTGTGCACAATCCCTTCTACAATGAATACAGAACCAATACTTGAAAAAATGCTACTTTTATTATGTCAAGCCTAAGAACTCCCTGGTGCCTCTAGTGTAAACAACTCAGATGGGCACTAAAAATCACTAAAGTGGCCTCACCTCATCGTCTAACCTATTCTCCAAttagaatatttgttgaattcttcCATGATGTATTTCTAGGCAAATATTCaagtgttcattcattcaacaaatatttgtggaacACTCACTAAATGCCATCACCAGTCCTACACAAAAATAGGGAATATATAACATAAATCATTACATGACTATTTATAATGCAACAAATGCTCTTAAGCAATACCATGAGATGCTGTGAGAATACATATGAACAGgatcttaaccttttctgttccagggacccctttgccagtcagatgaaaaccactgaccccttactaagtccacagtaacctgtgtattatttaatttaataaacatatcacaaccacaccaacacatccccacaagagtgtttttttgaatttcaattcatgcTCACAGACCCCTAATTAAGAACCCCTATATTATACTGTTTGCTCGTCAAACTAATCAAAATCTAGGATTTCACACTGAAGAATTCTAAGATGAATCTCAAATTCCTGTCCTTTGGTGAGCATGCCCTTCATAATTCCTTGACTGCCTGCCGAATTTGTGATTATGAAGGGATAGCACTTCTGGGATTAGGTTAATCAAAAGGTAGTGGACCTGACCTATCCAGGTGAGCCCTTAAAAGGGACTCAGGTCTCCTGAAGTCAGAGATTGGAAGTGAAGAGGACCTGTGGAAGGGGCTATGTGGTAAAGGCAGAGAGTAGCCTCCAGCTGATAGCTATAGCAAGGTAACCCAGGACTTCAGTCCTACAACAGGAAGGCATTTAATTTTGCCAACAGCTAGAAAAGTTTGAAAGAAGTCCTCATACCTCAGATAAGACCCCTCACCTTGACTTCCGCCTTGTGAGAACCAGCTGGGCCACTCCCGGATTTCCAGCCTACGGAACTGAGTTATTTAATTGGTATTGCTCTAGTCATTAAGTTGGTGGTGATTTGTTACGCAGCATTAAAAAACTAAGAAACATTCAAGCATTTCTCTTCCTATATAAATAACATAGTATGGCTGTGGACATGaaggtttttcaattttcattttacaaatcaTTTCCCTAGTTGTTTTAAAAGTTTCACAATTGCCATGGGCCGCCGTATCTCTTTTCATCTAAACATGAAGTCACTGAATTTGAgtcatcaaaaacaaacaaaattcactGTAAAGTTCTTCAGTATTAATGGGTCACCTTAAGCACACCTTAAGCCACCTTAAGCCCAGCCACCTTAAGCACAGCCGGTAGACTTCATCAGACTGAAAATATCTTTGAAGCTCATAAATTGAGGCCCTCGCTTACTCGACCCACAAAATCGGCACCTCCAATTGTCTTCCCTCAGCCCAATATGGTTAACCACGACCACACAACGTCTCCCAATAGGAACCCACCAGCATACCAAGGACCGAGGAGAACCGTGTCTACATCCACCCACTGCGCCTGCGCGAATAATCCGCTCGGACCAAAGGGGAACCAGGAGGAGGGGGAAGTAGATACCCGCCATGTGAGGCGGGGCCTAGACTCTCCTTGCGCATGCGTATAGGGCTTCACGGCGTGCTGCGTCGTTACTTTTGAAACGAGTGGCGGGGAACTGCAGAGAAGGCGCTGCTGGTGCTGTTTACAGGGTGAAAGCGCGTCTTTGGGCCTGGCCATGGCGCGGCAGCTCTCCCGGGAGCAGGGCATTACCCTGCGCGGGAGCGCCGAAATTGTGGCCGAGTTCTTCTGTAAGTCTCGCGCAGGCGGGGAAGGAGGGAGGCTTGAGCCCCGGCCGCCCCGAAGTCCCTCGGCTCGGCTCCAGGGTGGAAGCCCGTGAGCGCCGGAGCGGTCTTGAATTCAGGCGCTCGCCTGCCTGGGCCTCCTGCCGGACAGAACGAATTCGGGAAAAGGCTGGTCAGTCGACTCGCTCCGGACGCTTTTCTCATGGCGGAAGAGGCCGTGGTGATGCTGAGGCCCGCCTCGCGGGAGTGTAAATGGCCACCTCACGCCCGCCACACCCTCCAGGGTCTTAGGCAGTAGTGTGACTGGGGTGGGGCTCACTGGGTTTTTAACGCCACCACCCGCAGCCGACGTAACTCCCAGGCAGGCGTTGATTTGGGGAAGCCCTATTTTGACCAGGCCGCCCCTTACCCGCAACTCTCTAGTGTCTGGCAGGactagagagaaaaaagagggaaCGGCTTgctaaggattttttttaaatgccacttTGTTTTCAGCAAGGCAAGCAAACTTGCCTGTTTTAGGCATTTAGAGTTTTATAGCGTTAATGAAACTGTAGCCACATCTGTAtagatatttcattttcaaagttaCGAAATGATAATGACTAACGTTTCttttgctttcagcttttggcaTCAATAGCATTTTATATCAGCGTGGCATATATCCATCTGAAACCTTTACACGAGTACAGAAATATGGACTCACCTTGCTTGTAACTACTGATCCTGAGCTCATAAAATACCTCAATAATGTGGTGGAACAACTAAAAGGTACTTAATAGTTGAAAACAGTGAATTTTGCAGCCTTTCTAGGATTCGCATTTTCTGTCATCTTGGTGATTATTTTTGAGCCCCACACTACCATctcaaatataattattttcaataagaagaagcaaataataaattgaaagaaaTCCCACCTTTCTCCTACCACATTCTGAGTGGGCTGTTCTATCCTGTACCTAGTACAAAtaataaggacatgaaaagagGAGCTAGATAATTAATGGAACAAGTTTTGTGAGCAAGTGAGGAGATCCAAAATACCAGTGGTAAGATTTTGGCAAGGATAGGAAGAGGACTTAGGGAAGGTCAGGGTTGCTTTGCAATGcagtggaagaaaaaaagatgccTATTATATGTTGCAGATTGGTTATACAAGTGTTCTGTTCAGAAACTGGTGGTAGTCATCTCAAATATTGAAAGTGGTGAAGTCCTGGAAagatggcagtttgatattgagtGTGACAAGACTGCAAAAGATGACAGGTATGAATTGAATTATTTTAACATGCAATAAATGTCTGAAGTTTCCGAGATTCCCCAGATAGGAAGTGCCAGTCATTATATGCGAATGTATAGCTTTGTTCTAGGTATACTTACCTGTAAACTCAGAACTATAGTTATTTCTCATGATGGAACATGGTTTGCTTCTAAAGCCTTTAGTCTTATaaaaatttgatattttatttgaaGCAATTGAGAGTTGGACCAATTATTCAATTAAATATCTTAAATACCGTGTTGTTTTTATGTTAAGAGGTCCTTAGGTTTCCTAACTCAAAACTGTCCGCAGTTTTCTAGACATCAGATACTAAATGAGATGGTACTGATACTAAGACTGACCCCTGAAAAAGATGATTGAAAGgattaatgaaataatgatacTAATTTTGCCTACTAGGTTATAGGTCCTAAGGAtgcttttaatcatttttaaaattcctttttaatgcaTTACTTATTTCAGAAGCATTTAATCAGATAAATGATCTATTTTCGATAAGTTTTACGTGACTTGTTAACACCTAAAATGAATTAATTGATTTGGTTTTCTTGATAGTGCACCCagagaaaagtcacagaaagCTATCCAAGATGAAATTCGTTCAGTAATCAGACAGATAACAGCGACAGTAACATTTCTGCCACTATTGGAAGTTTCTTGTAAGTATTTATTGCGTAATTTCTCAAATTTGTAAAAGGAGAAAGTAAGCTGCTTTGAATCATTcctttattgcatttttttcttaagtGTGGAAGTAGAGGGAACAGCATAAAGAGAAAGTAATATAAATACATactagaaaatttggaaattctaaaaaggaaaaaaatatttcacaatattCATTCTTGAATGTTTTGATGTTCTCCTATGGCTTATATTCCTCTTTTCCCATGTGATTATAAAGTTGTTGCAAATATTTGTAATGGTTTCCTCTTtgttaaaacaaaaggaaaaaatttttggGTTTTTCATAAGATTAGGTAGAATCATACAATACTTTctgtattaaaataaatttccattgagGAAAAGAAATTAGTGGTTCATGATCAGAGATCTTTTTTTAATACTATACATGGTTGTAAAACTCAGGAAGACAGAGTAGTTttgcttttgaaaaaataatctaACTTATTTTATCCCCAATTTAGGTTCATTTGATCTGCTGATTTATACAGACAAAGATTTGGTTGTACCTGAAAAATGGGAAGAGTCAGGACCACAGTTCATTACCAATTCTGAGGAAGTCCGTCTTCGTTCATTTACTACCACAATTCACAAAGTAAATAGCATGGTGGCCTACAAAATTCCTGTTAATGACTGAGGGATGAAATGAGGAGAATAATGTACTTATAATTCTAAAATGTGGTTTTCCTAAAATCAACTCTAGTTGAtaggttttatttctttggttaattTTTAGATAGGGAAAGCCAACATTATACTTCACTGAACCGTGCATAATAGTTCCAGTTTTTAGTACCTGCTTGACTTTCCCTGGGATTGATATCATGAATTAGAGGAGAGTAAGGTATTCGTTATTACTGTGTTTGGCTAAATAGATTAGCACAAAAGCATATTGCACATTGTTCAAAAGGGAACCTGTGGATTTTATCAGCATTCCTCTGAAGGTGGTAactatagatgagaaaacttttGCTATAAAGTCGAATGACTTCCTAAATCATACATTTTGGTCAAGTAGCTTAAGTCAGAATATAGATAAggagatatataaatataaaatgcagcAAAAGAAGTGTGAATATTCAGGATCTTTGTTTAGACCCTGAAAGTAACTAATATAACACCAGTAATGAAACATTGCGTTATTAGGTccttttgccatttatttagttgtATAGTTCCCGTGTTGAAAAAACTTTGACTAATTTATATATGAAGCCATGGATATTTCTACTGTTTAATTTTCTATGATATAGAACActtcttaaaaatgtctttttgtgttttataAAATCAAGCTTTAAATGACGatgaaataaagttaaatttgTATGTTTTAAATTTGTCGTAAAATATTTTGATGTTGATGTTAACACAGTTAAATGGTAAGTAGGATGGATTCAGTATAGGAAGTGATTGTTGTGATTACATTTTAGGTCCTAAGGATACAGAAGTCTTGAGGTACTTTCAAACTAATGGATAAGCTTTGATTATACCCATCATCTCATAACAATAGAATTAAAATAAACATCCTTGTTTACATAAAGAGATAAGTTTTCATTTAAACTTAGTTCTGTTTAGCATATGTTGAATGTGTACCTTTTTCTACTGCTAGCCTTATCATCTTACCTTGTAAGATTTCTCACTGTGTACCTAGTAGAGCCTTTTCTTATCATCAGCCTAGTTTTCTTTATGTACCTACTTAAGCCATACTTATTCCTGTGCTTGTGCCCCCTTATATTGTCATAGATGTGTACTTTCTATCAAGTTTccacctattttttttaagatttatttattccaccccaccaccaccacccccgttTGTgcttctgctctctgtccatttgctgtgtgctgtctgtgtctgttcatcttctctttaggaggcaacgggaaccaaatctgggacctcccatgtgggagagatgcactgaatcatttgagccacatccacttccctatttttgCATTCAGTTTATGGCAGACTTCCAAGACATCATTTCTAATCTCtactttaaatattccttcattTTATAATAATTCAATTTAAATATCACTATTCTAAGCTCTTTACATGTGTTAATTCATTTAACCCTTCACTGTTTTTAAGTGAAATCACAGTCTAGCCACTCAATCAAAAATTTCACATTGAACTTCTACTAATGTGCAGAATATTGTGTGACAAATGTCAGAATGAATGAAACAAAATCCAGCCTCTGAGGCTTGAAATCCTATGAGAGAGAGGAAATATATTCCAGAAGACATTGAAGTAACCAAACACCATCATTTAATtatgaatttctttgttttggtGATTTTATCTGGATGAATCCTAGCCCCTTGATCCAGTATTATGCTTGTTAAGAATAAATGTCTTATGTTATTTCATCTTGCAATACTAGGTAAATATGTGCTGATATTTGGTGATATATAGTAAATGTTGTTATGTAAGCTCATtccctaaagcaggggttcttaaccttttttgttccacaggtcagtcaggtgaaaaccacagaccccttgctgagtccacactatactgtgtgttacttaataaatatatcacacctgcaccaacatgttcccacaagaacaatttttaatttcaatttacactaatgaccccttgttaagaaaccctgcccTAAAGAGTTGTTGGAAGTTACCTAATTGAGGTCCAGCTAGCTAGAAAGGGTCACCAACAAGTTTTTCCTGAGTAAGAAAAGTAgttatgcagaaatggaaataatGTTTAATTAGGCGCAATCAAGAGTCTAGATTTCCGAACAACTTTAGATGTACAATGTGAACACTTCAAATTAAAACATTCATTTGAATCCTTGGGCTATTCATAACCACTAACATTTGAAAAATGGGTTTAGAAGGAAAGCAGAAATCACAGCTTTGGTGTaaatatggagagagaaaaatactTGTCTTAATTTTAGGAAATATGTTTGGTTTTTAATAGTTTGGTTTGTTACAGTACTGACTTCTACTTTGAGTCATGTCCAGAAATTAATGCCCTCTATTTGAATGTCTCTTTCCAAGTTAGTCTCAAAAATAGGGGTGTCTGCTATGTAGTCTATTGCTTGCAACTCACTCTATAGTACAACTTTTGCACCAGCTAGCCTCTTGTTTGAAAACAGCGAAAACTGGCTAAGAAAAGATTTAATAGAAGAATATTAGCTGCAAAGGAAAGGCTAAAAATCCAAGAACTCGGGCAGTTTCAGGGTTTTCAGTCACAGAAATTTGTGGACTCCTTATCTAATAAATGGACCACTGGTGTTACCCAGGTGATATATCTAAATGACACCACTTGATAGTTTCAAGAAAAGTGGCAATGAAAAGCTTTGCTTCTTAGCAGTTCAATCTAAGTCTATAAGAACTCAAGCCACATTTTTAAAGGTTGAGCATATACCAGAGGCACTTCATCTCAGCTAATATTAATGGGACTAAATTAGATTTTTACATCATTTGCATGTTACTGTTTATTCTTGTATTTCGGACAGACTAGATATTTTTACCCCACACAGGTTATGTATCACTTAAGAGACACACATGTTAAAGTAGAGTGAGCTTTTGGTAAAGCTAGATGGGGAAACGAGTTTGGCCTATTACTCCAATTGGACTTGTCCCACCCTCTATCTACATTTAAGGTTCACCATAGGGAGAtgatattttgtgtgtgtgtatacctttctttgtaattttttccttcagtaatgtttttttaaatatactttttaattttttaaaaaagatacttagattacataaatgttatataaaagtaTGAGGgaatcccatatgccctgctccctaccccttcacacattttcccacattaacaacatccttcattactgtggtacaattgttataattgatgaacacattttggagcattgccagtatgtatggattatagcttacattgtagtttgtactctctcctgcacaattttgtaagctgtgataagatataaaatggcctgtatctcattcaggacaattcccaagtcccaaaaatgcccccatattccctgtttttccctctccctcccctcaacttccagtgaccactgcttccacataaatgataaacgttcttccattgctagaatcacaaaaagtctatagcagaatactagtaagtctactctggtcctttgttcattctccagtcctgagaattctgggatgatgatgtccactccacctctaattgaaagggggcttagatcccatggggcagatgaatgggagtatcttgcttgcagttgcagactctgttttttgggatggtcattgtccatctccttgttagttgtcctgggtgagtccagtgaattggagagtaggtgttatattgctgttgagatttagggcctAACgagcacatggaaagcccaaagatttaggtctcttggACATAACACCTATCcactctagtactaactgtaggttcaaatagtagtggcagaagagccaggtgtagggaaaccacaactaagtccaactctatcacactggggagcataaattccaaagtaggacccactggcagggcaccaaactcctgtctgccttgcctatagtatCGGTATCTCCAGCGCTCTCAAGAGtactgctatttgaggcaatatttactttggcagtcaatgggatcctgttgagatatgcataagtgtgacctcctgactcactttaaagtctcttaaccatataaactcatttgtcttttccctttttcccttttggtcaaggttttttttccagttgcattgctatttagtgcttggtagtaatctctccaTGCTAGGGAGGCTCAAACCccggagtcatgttccatgctgggggaaaataatgcatttatatgctgagtttggcttagagagaggccacatttgagtaacaaggatgATCTCAGGAGGTAggtcttaggcaccctataatagtaggctaagtttcagtttcaaaagtgAAGATTTATAAATTCTGTCATCACTATTAAGGGCCTGTCAattgtccatcctccttcactgtcactgcccctgtactttgGAGTTTCTCGCTGTcccattggagaatgtggcagagctccccaggatgggaatttgatattcttttggttattgtatgtgtgtgggtgggggggggggggtcaattACATTTAAAACAAACAGCTGTAAAACTGTGGCTGACTTCCATACCAAGTTAAATACAGAAAAGACAAGATTTCCAGAGAGTCTGGTGGGCCTCTTCTAGACCTGGCCTGGACTCTGCCTCCTTTTTGTTCACCATAGGTAGAGGAATGAAAACATGTTGCATTTGAACCTATCAAGTTCTGAAATAGATCCCAGAAGGGACTGAGTTACACCTGGTCTTCAGGAGCCTTCTAGTGTCGTCAACCTGAGAAGTCAAGCCTCCATGGGAATGTTTAATTAGAAGTATAACAGTCTCATAGTTGAATTTTGCTATGTAATAGACCAGTTTGCTCTTCCGGTCACAAATATTCAACCCCCTTTCTAGCTCAGCATTTAGTTTTGTGATAGTTATTTAAGGCTCATATTTAAAGCAACATAATTGATTGTCTCTAACCTCAGTTTTTCTAAGCACATGGCATGTGTCTCCCTATTTTATCAATTTCATGTTCTTTGGAGCACGACTGGCTATTTCTAGAGGTACATCCTAAGACACCCCACAGTGAATTTTGATCAGAAAGCTTGGAAAGGGTGGTTACTTGGCATATGACGTGTAAAAAGAAACTCAGAACAGTATAAAGACTCTATACCTCTCTCTTTAATCATTGTTTTCACTATATAAAGTTGTGAATTaatgttcattctttttattaGAATGTACCTGTTTCCTGTATTTGTTAACCTGTATATTTTTGGATAGACTCAAAAACTATTGGCACAATAAGGTGAGTATCctcatagactttttttttcatcttttttaaaaatttattttcttttaaatgttacattcaaaaaatatgaagtcccatttacccccccattccccctaccccactcctcccacatcaacaacctcttccatcatcatggcacattcactgcacctggtgaatacattttggagcactgctgcaccacatctGCATAgacatttaatttttatcttctgttttcatttagtTGCTTAGTATGTAAAATTTAGCTTAATTTTACTAAACATGAAAGATCAGAAAAGCTGTAAAAGTTACACTGTAACTCATTCTCCACCAGATGTCGCTAATGCTGTAATATTCCAATGAGGTgactttcttttaacaatgataaTATTTTTCTGTTCTCATTGGAAGTTAACACTGGAATTTCTGGccacaaaaatataaagacattaGGGGGAAAACCcactaagtttcttttttttgctaagcactttacatgaattatttcacttaattctcCCAAGAACCATTTGAGTTAGTCTTTAATAATACCAattcaccatttaaaaaatggaaactcGCAATTCTAGGAACTTACCAAGGCCTTTATTTCAGTAAATGTTGGTGTTGGGATTCAAAAATCAGGTCATTAGCCCTTCCAAACCCATTCACAGTCTATTACTATACCTCCCCTCTAAAAAGACATCaacaataagaaataagaaaaaaaaattattcgtctatgttttcctttctgaGACACAATCTGCACtaacttttataaaaatagttATTACTACAGCATTGTGTTTGTGTTTCTGAACAGAAATTCCTGAATCATTTTGTAACTGATAAGGGCTTCTCTTAGTTGTCACattatctcaaaaacaaaacaaaacaaaacaaaaaaactcctcAAGGAAGAAAAACCATAGAGTTAAGATGAGCATGTTTTCCAAGCAGTCTTTCTCATATAAATTGTCTTTAAATGTTGCCTTTCTTGATGTGCAGACTGGTGACCAGATTTAAGTAAAGACAAACAATTAGTAAAGTCATCTTTTAAAGGATAGACATGCTAACTTTGCATGATGGTAGCAAATCCTGATAAACGTTATTCTAGCTTATGTCCCTAGAGGGTAGAACTCAGCAAGTACCAAGTAAATCAAATAGCATATACTTTTACTTGAAAGCTAAACCACACTTCTGCTGTGGTTATCTCTTATTTTGAATGTACCTTCTGCTTCAGTATTCATATATGCATAGCACAGGATCCATACCATTTTGATGACCCACGGTCTTACAAGTTCTTCTCTGAGAAGGAAAGGTACAATCTCCTTTGGAGAATTTTCCTATTGGGTTGGTGTTTAGAAAATCTGCCCCTTTTTCTATTCCACCCCCAGTAAAGGAAggtgtaaataaatgaaatacaatgcAGTAAGGAAAAGAAAGGTAAAATCTGAAACTAATAACTGTGCCATTTTGTAGCCTAATAATAGGATCTTTTTCTGAATTAATACTATCACTAATTTCAAGTGTTCCATATGTATAGAGCACTGAGgcatgctttaattttgaggaaaaaaaatgggTTAGTTTAATCAGAATTGTTGCTTTCAGCAGTACATCTTATAGATGTGaataaaacaatataattatTTAGAATTATTGTTTCATCCAGttgtaaaaataaacaatttaaaaaacaattttgtgGTGCAAATTTTCATATCACGcagcaatttttatttataaaaattcttaacacatcaaaaaatacaacatatcagaagaTTGATAACTTGTACATTCACTAGTTAGCATTTTATTCATTAAACTGTTTATTGGGCAGTGAACAAAgttgccttcatggagcttaaaATCTTGCTAGGTAGatagaaaataaacaagtaaGCAAATATATAGAGATTCAACAGTGTTGTGTGCTCTAAAGAGCCATGCAGAGATTTGGCTGGAGAGTGTGCTAAGCAGATGGAATGAGCAGCAAGTGTAAAAGCCACAGGTTGGAATATGGT from the Dasypus novemcinctus isolate mDasNov1 chromosome 1, mDasNov1.1.hap2, whole genome shotgun sequence genome contains:
- the MAD2L1 gene encoding mitotic spindle assembly checkpoint protein MAD2A, which translates into the protein MARQLSREQGITLRGSAEIVAEFFSFGINSILYQRGIYPSETFTRVQKYGLTLLVTTDPELIKYLNNVVEQLKDWLYKCSVQKLVVVISNIESGEVLERWQFDIECDKTAKDDSAPREKSQKAIQDEIRSVIRQITATVTFLPLLEVSCSFDLLIYTDKDLVVPEKWEESGPQFITNSEEVRLRSFTTTIHKVNSMVAYKIPVND